A genomic segment from Streptomyces sp. TLI_235 encodes:
- a CDS encoding N-acetyl-gamma-glutamyl-phosphate reductase: MTRVAVLGAAGYIGGELLRLLVGHPEVEVAAAVSSRFPGRRVDTVHPNLRSVTDLVFTGPEEAARHEYDAVLLATPHRKTAELVRDWSDRVKTVIDLSGDFRLRDAAVFERYYGAEHPVPELLGTFTPGLPELYREELRTADRISVPGCMAAAGLLALAPLTARGLVTGRVELDARTGSSGSGVTAGEANLHAERSGAMRVFAPVGHRHEAEIAQLAGLEVRMTATGVEAVRGVQVVARVEAAEGVDDLAIRRAYREAYRDEPFVRIVAQRRGTYRYPEPKILLGSNFCDVGHVYDEKTGRLLLIAALDNLVKGGAGNAVQCLNIRTGRPEGLGLSFPGLHPI, from the coding sequence ATGACCCGGGTCGCCGTCCTCGGTGCCGCCGGCTACATCGGCGGCGAACTGCTGCGGCTGCTGGTCGGCCACCCCGAGGTCGAGGTCGCCGCCGCGGTCTCCTCCCGCTTCCCCGGCCGCCGCGTCGACACCGTCCACCCCAACCTGCGGTCCGTCACCGACCTGGTCTTCACCGGCCCGGAGGAGGCCGCCCGGCACGAGTACGACGCCGTGCTGCTCGCCACCCCGCACCGGAAGACCGCCGAACTCGTCCGGGACTGGTCGGACCGGGTGAAGACCGTCATCGACCTGTCCGGGGACTTCCGGCTGCGCGACGCCGCCGTCTTCGAGCGCTACTACGGCGCCGAGCACCCGGTGCCCGAGCTGCTCGGCACCTTCACCCCCGGCCTTCCCGAGCTGTACCGCGAGGAGCTGCGCACCGCCGACCGGATCAGCGTCCCCGGCTGCATGGCCGCCGCCGGCCTGCTCGCGCTCGCCCCGCTGACCGCGCGCGGACTGGTCACCGGCCGGGTCGAACTGGACGCCAGGACCGGCTCCAGCGGCTCCGGGGTGACCGCCGGCGAGGCCAATCTGCACGCCGAACGCAGCGGTGCCATGCGGGTGTTCGCCCCCGTCGGGCACCGCCACGAGGCGGAGATCGCCCAACTCGCCGGCCTGGAGGTCCGGATGACGGCCACCGGAGTGGAGGCCGTGCGCGGCGTCCAGGTGGTCGCCCGGGTCGAGGCCGCCGAGGGCGTCGACGACCTGGCGATCCGGCGCGCCTACCGGGAGGCGTACCGCGACGAGCCCTTCGTCCGGATCGTCGCCCAACGCCGCGGCACCTACCGCTACCCGGAGCCGAAGATCCTGCTCGGCTCCAACTTCTGCGACGTCGGCCACGTGTACGACGAGAAGACCGGCCGGCTGTTGCTCATCGCGGCCCTGGACAACCTGGTCAAGGGCGGCGCCGGCAACGCCGTGCAGTGCCTCAACATCCGCACCGGCCGCCCGGAGGGCCTCGGCCTCTCCTTCCCCGGCCTGCACCCGATCTGA
- a CDS encoding [lysine-biosynthesis-protein LysW]---L-2-aminoadipate ligase — MSGASPRPRIALLASRIGFEEKRILEALARHGLSCTHLDTRTLHRELDAAPAPWDAVLNREISATRALYAALALEATGARVLNSAAATETCGDKWRTSVALRRAGVPTPRTALALTPEAAETAAEELGYPVVLKPLTGSWGRRVALLRDRDTARSLFEYCEAMPSPAGRLVYLQAYVDKPDRDIRVAVIGGRAVAAIYRRSADWRTNVARGAATEPCPLTDDLAKLAVAAADAVGAGIAGVDLVEDARGGLYVIEVNHRVEFAGLQAAAGDRVDIGAAIAEHLLRETAR; from the coding sequence GTGAGCGGGGCCTCCCCGAGGCCCCGGATCGCCCTGCTGGCCTCCAGGATCGGCTTCGAGGAGAAGCGGATCCTGGAGGCCCTGGCCCGGCACGGCCTCAGCTGCACCCATCTGGACACCCGGACCCTGCACCGGGAGCTGGACGCCGCCCCGGCGCCGTGGGACGCCGTCCTCAACCGGGAGATCTCCGCCACCCGGGCGCTGTACGCGGCGCTCGCCCTGGAGGCCACCGGCGCCCGCGTGCTCAACAGCGCCGCCGCGACCGAGACCTGCGGCGACAAGTGGCGCACCTCGGTGGCGCTGCGCCGGGCCGGCGTGCCGACCCCGCGCACCGCGCTCGCCCTCACCCCGGAGGCCGCCGAGACCGCCGCCGAGGAGCTGGGCTACCCCGTCGTGCTCAAGCCGCTCACCGGCTCCTGGGGCCGCCGGGTCGCCCTGCTGCGCGACCGCGACACCGCCCGCAGCCTCTTCGAGTACTGCGAGGCGATGCCTTCGCCGGCGGGCCGGCTGGTCTACCTGCAGGCGTACGTCGACAAGCCGGACCGCGACATCCGGGTCGCCGTGATCGGCGGCCGCGCGGTCGCCGCGATCTACCGCCGCTCCGCGGACTGGCGGACCAACGTCGCCCGCGGCGCCGCCACCGAACCCTGCCCGCTCACCGACGACCTCGCCAAGCTCGCCGTCGCCGCCGCGGACGCCGTCGGCGCCGGCATCGCCGGGGTCGACCTGGTCGAGGACGCCCGAGGAGGCCTGTACGTGATCGAGGTCAACCACCGCGTGGAGTTCGCCGGCCTGCAGGCCGCCGCGGGCGACCGCGTCGACATCGGCGCCGCGATCGCCGAGCACCTGCTCCGGGAGACCGCCCGATGA
- a CDS encoding alpha-aminoadipate carrier protein LysW: protein MPATDVLACPGCEAEVAFAAPPLLAEITECAECRTELEVVATDPVLLALAPEVEEDWGE from the coding sequence ATGCCCGCGACCGACGTCCTCGCCTGTCCCGGCTGCGAGGCCGAAGTGGCCTTCGCAGCCCCGCCGCTGCTCGCCGAGATCACCGAATGCGCCGAGTGCCGCACCGAGTTGGAGGTCGTTGCGACCGACCCGGTGCTGCTCGCCCTGGCGCCCGAGGTCGAGGAGGACTGGGGCGAGTGA
- a CDS encoding transketolase: MSWSALATPPPQETLLAAPAPPEATRTAYRDRLLELLPTDPRLICLDTDTGLFGPDQTAAAGAQYLDLGIAEHNLMGIAAGLAASGRMPFVNTMAAFAATRALEAVKIDVAYNALPVRIMATHGGLAAGHLGPTHQALEDLAVMRALPGMTVVVPADAAQAAAFVDRSLDLPGPLYVRLGRKPTPALPPGTPPPALGRAQTLRRGRDAVLAACGPYPVQACLAAAEELAGEGVECTVLNLHTLRPFDTAALVEAADHSGLVVTVEEHWRSGGLGGAVAEALAEAAPARVLRIGMPDTFVDTVGGHEHLLAHYGITPARVADTVRRALGLAPGATTD; the protein is encoded by the coding sequence ATGAGCTGGTCGGCACTGGCCACGCCCCCGCCCCAGGAGACCCTGCTCGCCGCACCGGCCCCGCCCGAGGCCACCCGCACGGCCTACCGGGACCGCCTGCTGGAGCTGCTGCCCACCGACCCCCGGCTGATCTGTCTCGACACCGACACCGGCCTGTTCGGCCCCGACCAGACCGCCGCCGCCGGCGCGCAGTACCTCGACCTCGGCATCGCCGAACACAACCTCATGGGCATCGCGGCCGGCCTCGCCGCGAGCGGGCGGATGCCGTTCGTCAACACCATGGCCGCCTTCGCCGCCACCCGGGCACTGGAGGCCGTGAAGATCGACGTCGCCTACAACGCCCTGCCCGTCCGCATCATGGCCACCCACGGCGGCCTCGCCGCCGGCCACCTCGGCCCCACCCACCAGGCACTCGAGGACCTCGCGGTGATGCGGGCGCTGCCCGGCATGACGGTCGTGGTGCCCGCCGACGCGGCGCAGGCCGCCGCCTTCGTCGACCGGAGCCTCGACCTGCCCGGCCCGCTGTACGTCCGGCTCGGCCGCAAACCCACGCCCGCGCTGCCGCCCGGCACCCCGCCGCCCGCCCTCGGCCGAGCCCAGACGCTGCGCCGCGGCCGGGACGCCGTGCTGGCAGCCTGCGGCCCGTACCCGGTGCAGGCCTGCCTGGCGGCCGCCGAGGAGCTGGCCGGCGAGGGCGTCGAGTGCACCGTGCTGAACCTGCACACCCTGCGCCCCTTCGACACCGCCGCGCTGGTCGAGGCCGCCGACCACAGCGGGCTGGTGGTCACCGTGGAGGAACACTGGCGCAGCGGCGGCCTCGGCGGCGCGGTCGCCGAGGCGCTGGCCGAGGCCGCGCCCGCCAGGGTACTGCGGATCGGCATGCCCGACACCTTCGTCGACACCGTCGGCGGCCACGAGCACCTGCTCGCCCACTACGGCATCACCCCCGCTCGGGTGGCCGACACCGTCCGCCGCGCCCTGGGACTCGCTCCCGGCGCCACCACAGACTGA
- a CDS encoding transketolase subunit A: MTAPAALLPRTAEDLAETAEALAETARRVREHVVDMCAGPEGGHLGGAFSSTEILTALYFAVLNVDPAAPDDPDRDRFVLSKGHAAVGLYAVLAERGFLPTAELAGYGRPGTRLMGHPVRAVPGVEMPTGSLGHGLALACGFALGQRLDRRPARSFVLMGDGELQEGSVWEAAIAAASLRLDNLVAVIDRNGLQLTGPTDGKAPMEQLAERWRSFGWAVRETDGHDLAALVEHLSAAPWEPGRPGLLICRTVKGRGVPFLEGRPAAHYVTLSARNHARARAALRTPARRPA; the protein is encoded by the coding sequence ATGACCGCGCCCGCCGCCCTCCTGCCCCGCACCGCCGAGGACTTGGCCGAGACCGCCGAGGCGTTGGCCGAGACCGCCCGGCGGGTGCGCGAGCACGTCGTCGACATGTGCGCCGGCCCCGAGGGCGGCCACCTCGGCGGCGCCTTCTCCAGCACCGAGATCCTCACCGCGCTCTACTTCGCAGTGCTGAACGTCGACCCCGCCGCCCCGGACGACCCGGACCGCGACCGGTTCGTGCTCAGCAAGGGCCACGCCGCCGTCGGCCTGTACGCCGTGCTCGCCGAACGCGGCTTCCTGCCCACCGCCGAACTCGCCGGCTACGGCCGCCCCGGCACCCGGCTCATGGGCCACCCGGTGCGGGCCGTCCCCGGCGTCGAGATGCCCACCGGCTCGCTCGGCCACGGCCTCGCCCTGGCCTGCGGATTCGCCCTCGGCCAGCGTCTCGACCGGCGGCCGGCGCGCAGCTTCGTGCTGATGGGCGACGGCGAGCTCCAGGAGGGCTCGGTCTGGGAGGCGGCGATCGCCGCCGCCTCGCTGCGCCTCGACAACCTGGTCGCCGTCATCGACCGCAACGGTCTCCAACTCACCGGCCCCACCGACGGCAAGGCCCCGATGGAGCAGCTCGCCGAACGCTGGCGCAGCTTCGGCTGGGCCGTCCGCGAGACCGACGGCCACGACCTCGCCGCCCTGGTCGAGCACCTCTCCGCGGCCCCCTGGGAGCCCGGCCGGCCCGGCCTGCTGATCTGTCGCACCGTCAAGGGGCGCGGTGTGCCCTTCCTGGAGGGCAGGCCCGCCGCCCACTACGTCACCCTCTCCGCCCGCAACCACGCCCGCGCCCGCGCCGCGCTGCGCACCCCCGCAAGGAGGCCCGCATGA
- a CDS encoding dTDP-4-amino-4,6-dideoxygalactose transaminase, giving the protein MNRLAVLGGPPAVPREQRDVEWPVIDDEDRKAVLSALDGGRLVSNADGENPVGALERRWSERFGFAHTIAVSNGTAALSLALSALGVGPGDEVIVPALSFIATGLAPVHQMAVPVFADIDPVTFNLDPDDVERRITPRTRAVIPVHLHGAPADMDRLGGIARRHGLALVEDAAQAPGALHRGRPVGGIGEFGAFSLQVTKNIPTCGEGGLLVTSDDALAETARKGRQFGEVIEAGRDRDYISYRLGWNHKINGLQAAFASSQLARFDAYEEARQENITAFLARLDGLPGLTVPTALPGTVHVWHILRFRFDPAAAGLDGIAPARFRTVLRRLLRAEGVPVSQYQLIPLPEQMVFRDREGFGKGYPWTALGGEAPEPGDHPVTRAVIEDSLTIQKRHLNPASGPLLQRYADAFEKVWANLDTVARLAAAAR; this is encoded by the coding sequence ATGAACAGGCTCGCCGTGCTCGGCGGCCCGCCGGCCGTACCGCGCGAGCAGCGCGACGTCGAGTGGCCGGTCATCGACGACGAGGACCGCAAGGCCGTGCTGTCCGCCCTGGACGGCGGCCGGCTGGTCTCCAACGCGGACGGCGAGAACCCGGTCGGCGCGCTGGAACGGCGGTGGAGCGAGCGGTTCGGCTTCGCCCACACCATCGCCGTCTCCAACGGCACCGCGGCGCTCTCGCTGGCGCTCTCCGCACTCGGCGTCGGGCCCGGCGACGAGGTCATCGTGCCCGCGCTGAGCTTCATCGCCACCGGCCTTGCCCCCGTCCACCAGATGGCCGTGCCGGTCTTCGCCGACATCGACCCCGTCACCTTCAACCTGGACCCGGACGACGTGGAGCGCCGGATCACGCCGCGCACCCGGGCCGTCATCCCCGTCCACCTGCACGGCGCCCCCGCGGACATGGACCGGCTCGGAGGCATCGCCCGCCGGCACGGCCTCGCCCTGGTCGAGGACGCCGCGCAGGCCCCCGGCGCGCTGCACCGCGGCCGACCGGTGGGAGGCATCGGCGAGTTCGGTGCGTTCAGCCTCCAGGTCACCAAGAACATCCCCACCTGCGGCGAGGGCGGCCTGCTCGTCACCTCCGACGACGCGCTCGCCGAAACCGCCCGCAAGGGACGGCAGTTCGGCGAGGTCATCGAGGCCGGCAGGGACCGTGACTACATCTCCTACCGGCTCGGCTGGAACCACAAGATCAACGGCCTGCAGGCCGCCTTCGCCTCCTCCCAACTGGCCCGCTTCGACGCCTACGAGGAGGCCCGGCAGGAGAACATCACCGCCTTCCTCGCCCGCCTCGACGGCCTGCCCGGGCTCACCGTGCCGACCGCGCTGCCCGGCACCGTGCACGTCTGGCACATCCTGCGGTTCCGCTTCGACCCGGCCGCCGCCGGCCTGGACGGCATCGCCCCGGCCCGCTTCCGCACCGTGCTGCGCCGGCTGCTGCGCGCCGAGGGCGTCCCGGTCTCGCAGTACCAACTGATCCCGCTGCCCGAGCAGATGGTCTTCCGCGACCGCGAGGGCTTCGGCAAGGGCTACCCGTGGACGGCGCTCGGCGGCGAGGCCCCCGAGCCCGGCGACCACCCCGTCACCCGGGCCGTCATCGAGGACTCGCTGACCATCCAGAAGCGCCACCTCAACCCCGCCTCCGGCCCGCTGCTGCAGCGCTACGCCGACGCCTTCGAGAAGGTGTGGGCCAACCTCGACACGGTGGCCCGGCTCGCGGCGGCCGCCCGATGA
- a CDS encoding butirosin biosynthesis protein H-like: MAADTPPRVHHVTGAPPELWYRDLASCLQATFGAVLLRAGHDPLEVLGAAWQFLYRPGEVRSEEFYFPTRYEGDLGRGIAPHHPLTSAWRTPDDPADPLAGLRAALDADRPVIAAVDNHHLPFRPAYHDVHAAHLVTVFGLDEYRGLVHIADATPPAFRGAVPLDAFLAAWDSANPSDVQDAFFSDSRIGRRWLDVEVGGPYPQTTPERLAGLLRADAELFTTGKADGPDGAEGLAGLARFTEELVDRSRAGDPAAIRDLYPFGWGMQAQASLHGELLRRLGAAWHLPVLAGAGRAVEAVAHAWTGVRMTGAHGREDPSTAAGPLARHTAVLRRRYAEAVEALLESVDALPAPA, encoded by the coding sequence GTGGCCGCTGACACCCCGCCGCGGGTGCACCACGTCACCGGTGCCCCGCCCGAGCTCTGGTACCGCGACCTGGCCAGCTGCCTGCAGGCCACGTTCGGCGCCGTCCTGCTGCGGGCCGGCCACGACCCGCTGGAAGTCCTGGGCGCCGCCTGGCAGTTCCTCTACCGGCCGGGCGAGGTCCGCTCCGAGGAGTTCTACTTCCCGACCCGGTACGAGGGCGACCTCGGCCGCGGCATCGCCCCGCACCATCCGCTGACCTCCGCCTGGCGCACTCCGGACGACCCGGCCGACCCACTGGCCGGCCTGCGCGCCGCGCTGGACGCCGACCGCCCGGTGATCGCCGCCGTCGACAACCACCACCTGCCGTTCCGGCCCGCCTACCACGACGTGCACGCCGCGCACCTGGTCACGGTCTTCGGCCTGGACGAGTACCGCGGCCTGGTGCACATCGCCGACGCCACCCCGCCCGCGTTCCGCGGCGCCGTCCCGCTGGACGCCTTCCTGGCCGCGTGGGACTCCGCCAACCCCTCCGACGTCCAGGACGCCTTCTTCAGCGACTCGCGGATCGGCCGCCGCTGGCTGGACGTCGAAGTCGGCGGCCCGTACCCGCAGACCACCCCCGAGCGGCTGGCCGGCCTGCTCCGCGCCGACGCCGAACTCTTCACCACCGGCAAGGCGGACGGGCCGGACGGCGCCGAGGGACTGGCCGGCCTCGCCCGGTTCACCGAGGAACTCGTCGACCGCTCCCGGGCCGGCGACCCGGCGGCCATCCGCGACCTCTACCCGTTCGGCTGGGGCATGCAGGCCCAGGCCTCGCTGCACGGCGAACTGCTGCGCCGGCTCGGCGCCGCCTGGCACCTGCCCGTCCTGGCCGGCGCCGGCCGGGCCGTGGAGGCCGTCGCGCACGCCTGGACGGGCGTCCGGATGACCGGCGCGCACGGCCGAGAGGACCCGTCGACCGCCGCCGGCCCGCTCGCCCGGCACACCGCCGTGCTGCGCCGCCGCTACGCCGAGGCCGTCGAGGCCCTCCTGGAGTCGGTCGACGCGCTGCCGGCGCCCGCCTGA
- a CDS encoding thioesterase domain-containing protein, which yields MTGPAPTAPTALPSGAPGGPEPAARPDRSRVAALSPQKQALLDALRAGRSSASAPAAARGTLVELQPGSDRAAAPVVLCPPIGGGVFCYTGLARLLAGHRPVLAVAADERPAPGTTVESTAEGYLALLADAGHRPAVLAGWSYGGLVAYEAARRLAAAGGAVPVVLLDTMSWPASVPAWDAPTTLQRFLADLVDSAGPADGLPGGDRLPVDPAVWRLPPERALDAAVVRLRDHGVDLGLAAADLAARYRGYEVATRAMHAHRPGPYPGPVTLLHAEDSAVAPDEWQARVSGPLHVRQVPGGHYDVVREPVVRTAAELLRAAAP from the coding sequence GTGACCGGCCCGGCCCCGACCGCCCCGACCGCCCTGCCGTCGGGCGCGCCGGGGGGGCCCGAGCCTGCCGCACGACCCGACCGGAGCCGGGTGGCGGCGCTCTCGCCGCAGAAGCAGGCCCTGCTCGACGCGCTGCGGGCCGGCCGCTCCTCGGCGTCCGCGCCCGCGGCCGCCCGCGGCACCCTGGTCGAGCTGCAGCCGGGCAGCGACCGCGCGGCCGCCCCGGTGGTGCTCTGCCCGCCGATCGGCGGCGGCGTGTTCTGCTACACCGGGCTGGCCCGCCTGCTGGCCGGGCACCGGCCGGTGCTCGCCGTCGCCGCCGACGAACGGCCCGCCCCCGGCACCACGGTGGAGTCCACGGCCGAGGGCTACCTGGCCCTGCTGGCGGATGCCGGGCACCGACCTGCCGTGCTGGCGGGCTGGTCCTACGGCGGGCTGGTCGCCTACGAGGCGGCCCGCCGGCTCGCGGCCGCCGGCGGCGCGGTGCCGGTCGTCCTGCTGGACACCATGAGCTGGCCCGCGTCGGTGCCCGCCTGGGACGCACCGACCACCCTGCAGCGCTTCCTCGCCGACCTCGTCGACTCGGCCGGCCCCGCCGACGGGCTGCCCGGCGGCGACCGGTTGCCGGTCGACCCGGCGGTGTGGCGGCTGCCGCCGGAGCGGGCCCTCGACGCCGCGGTGGTCCGGCTGCGCGACCACGGCGTCGACCTGGGCCTGGCGGCCGCCGACCTCGCCGCCCGCTACCGCGGCTACGAGGTGGCGACCCGGGCCATGCACGCCCACCGGCCCGGGCCGTACCCCGGACCGGTCACCCTGCTGCACGCCGAGGACTCCGCCGTCGCCCCGGACGAGTGGCAGGCCCGGGTGAGCGGCCCGCTGCACGTCCGACAGGTCCCGGGCGGCCACTACGACGTCGTCCGCGAACCGGTCGTCCGGACGGCCGCCGAGCTCCTCCGCGCCGCCGCTCCCTGA
- a CDS encoding amino acid adenylation domain-containing protein, producing MVHDPAEAPPDARTDDARAAGVRSLLARRLRGSTGGPAADDRITPRPDRDAPAPLSAAQRRLWFVEQLYPGTAAYNVSTAFRLRGPLDTAVLRRSLDVLLDRHESLRTAFRTTADGAPVQDPQPAAGLALPVAELAPGRSEEETLASARSLLTDDCAVPFDLGSGPLLRAGLLRLADEDHILALTVHHLVADHWTLGVLCDELSAIYPALLRGEPVPLPEPPLQYADFAVWEQRHGDPADRASLDWWTTELAGLAPLELPADRPRPAVRSFTGARVPAVLPAAATAALRETAKGAGATLFMAVLAGLQTVLAHWTGSADIAVGGAMAGRDRPELERLAGFFVDLLPLRADLSDDPSFRELLNRTRESVLAAADHRDVPFDRLVEAVAPARDLSRPPLVSVALSYLSTPPPRLRLGPAEAGEFPFDPGAARFDLDLFARELPDGTLGLELDHRVDLFDRVTAERLLDRLTALLAAAAADPDSPLGALAAPGPAETAELAGLGSNPVPHPTAPLVHELVARHATDHPDRPAVVHGPRIVAYRELDSHAERLAARLIRHGAGPGTLVGVCLERSPELVGALLAVLKAGGAYLPLDPEYPADRLAHMLADSGTPLVLTDARCADRLPPSGAVLLLVDGAEDTAAGPGDAPGPATADDLAYAIYTSGSTGRPKGVLVEHRALLNLCHWHNRRHRITPDDRGTMLAAQGFDAAVWELWPYLAAGASVAVVDAAVRTDPAGLTAWLAGSGATVSFLPTPLAEAVLAEEGCAKLPLRSLLTGGELLRRRPGPGLPFSVVNHYGPTECAVVATEGEVAPEGTGEGPADIGRPIDNVVVRVLAADGRPVPRGAVGELYLGGAGLARGYLGAEELTRQRFVPDPQGPPGARLYRTGDLVRWRNDGRLDFLGRADRQVKVRGHRIEPGEIEARLVEHPGVAEAVVVLHAPANGDPALVAFLTVPGRGAAAPEGLRDWLAERLPEPMLPAGFVVLEALPLTPAGKIDRAALPDPGVLRPPFRAPQPGTETRLAALWAEVFALAEVGADDDFFALGGHSLLATRLLGRVRREFAVEVPLHALFRFPTVARLAAGAVDPALAAAQEETDRRLRDRMAALSEEQIRALIARAAAPTATTATTATTEEVR from the coding sequence ATGGTCCACGACCCCGCCGAAGCCCCGCCCGACGCCCGCACGGACGACGCCCGCGCGGCCGGCGTCCGCTCGCTGCTCGCCAGGCGGTTGCGCGGGTCGACCGGCGGTCCGGCGGCCGACGACCGGATCACGCCGAGGCCCGACCGGGACGCGCCGGCACCGCTCTCCGCCGCGCAGCGCCGACTGTGGTTCGTCGAGCAGCTGTACCCGGGCACCGCCGCCTACAACGTGTCGACCGCGTTCCGGCTCCGCGGGCCGTTGGACACCGCTGTGCTCCGCCGCTCGCTCGACGTGCTGCTCGACCGGCACGAGTCGCTGCGTACCGCGTTCCGCACCACCGCCGACGGAGCGCCCGTGCAGGACCCGCAGCCCGCCGCCGGGCTCGCCCTGCCCGTCGCCGAACTCGCCCCGGGCCGTTCCGAGGAGGAGACCCTGGCCTCGGCGCGCAGCCTGCTCACCGACGACTGCGCCGTCCCCTTCGACCTCGGCAGCGGGCCGCTGCTGCGGGCCGGCCTGCTGCGACTGGCGGACGAGGACCACATCCTCGCGCTCACCGTTCACCACCTGGTCGCGGACCACTGGACGCTCGGCGTGCTCTGCGACGAGCTGTCCGCGATCTACCCGGCGCTGCTCCGCGGCGAGCCCGTCCCACTGCCCGAACCGCCCCTCCAGTACGCCGACTTCGCCGTCTGGGAGCAGCGACACGGCGACCCGGCGGACCGCGCCTCGCTGGACTGGTGGACCACGGAGCTGGCCGGGCTGGCCCCGCTGGAACTGCCCGCCGACCGGCCGCGCCCCGCCGTCCGGTCCTTCACCGGCGCCCGGGTCCCGGCCGTGCTGCCCGCCGCCGCCACGGCCGCACTGCGCGAGACGGCCAAGGGAGCCGGGGCGACGCTCTTCATGGCCGTACTGGCCGGCCTGCAGACCGTGCTGGCACATTGGACGGGCAGCGCCGACATCGCCGTCGGCGGTGCGATGGCCGGCCGCGACCGGCCCGAACTGGAGCGCCTCGCGGGCTTCTTCGTCGACCTGCTGCCGCTGCGCGCCGACCTCTCCGACGACCCGTCCTTCCGCGAACTCCTCAACCGGACACGGGAGTCGGTGCTCGCCGCCGCCGACCACCGGGACGTGCCGTTCGACCGGCTGGTGGAGGCGGTCGCCCCGGCCCGCGACCTCAGCCGCCCGCCACTGGTGTCCGTCGCGCTCTCCTACCTGTCCACCCCGCCGCCCCGGCTGCGGCTCGGGCCCGCCGAGGCGGGCGAGTTCCCCTTCGACCCGGGCGCGGCCCGCTTCGACCTCGACCTGTTCGCCCGGGAACTCCCCGACGGCACCCTCGGCCTCGAACTCGACCACCGGGTGGACCTGTTCGACCGGGTGACCGCCGAGCGCCTGCTCGACCGGCTCACCGCGCTGCTCGCCGCGGCCGCCGCCGACCCCGACAGCCCGCTCGGCGCCCTGGCGGCCCCCGGCCCCGCTGAGACCGCCGAACTGGCCGGACTCGGTAGCAACCCCGTCCCGCACCCCACCGCGCCGCTGGTGCACGAGCTGGTCGCCCGGCACGCCACCGACCACCCCGATCGGCCCGCCGTGGTGCACGGCCCCCGGATCGTCGCCTACCGCGAACTCGACTCCCACGCCGAGCGGCTGGCCGCCCGGCTGATCCGGCACGGGGCCGGCCCCGGCACCCTGGTCGGGGTCTGTCTGGAGCGCTCGCCCGAACTGGTCGGCGCCCTGCTCGCCGTCCTCAAGGCGGGCGGCGCCTATCTGCCGCTGGACCCGGAGTACCCGGCCGACCGGCTCGCCCACATGCTCGCCGACAGCGGCACCCCACTGGTCCTCACCGACGCCCGCTGCGCCGACCGGCTGCCGCCGTCCGGCGCCGTCCTGCTGCTCGTCGACGGCGCGGAGGACACGGCGGCAGGGCCCGGCGACGCCCCCGGGCCCGCCACCGCCGACGACCTCGCCTACGCGATCTACACCTCCGGCTCCACCGGCAGGCCGAAGGGCGTCCTGGTCGAGCACCGCGCCCTGCTCAACCTCTGCCACTGGCACAACCGGCGCCACCGGATCACCCCGGACGACCGCGGAACCATGCTCGCCGCGCAGGGATTCGACGCCGCCGTCTGGGAGTTGTGGCCCTACCTGGCGGCCGGTGCCTCGGTGGCCGTGGTCGACGCGGCCGTCCGCACCGACCCGGCCGGGCTCACCGCCTGGCTCGCCGGGTCCGGCGCCACCGTCTCCTTCCTGCCGACGCCGCTCGCCGAGGCGGTGCTCGCCGAGGAGGGCTGCGCGAAGCTGCCGCTGCGCTCTCTGCTGACCGGCGGTGAACTCCTGCGCCGCCGGCCGGGGCCCGGCCTGCCGTTCTCCGTGGTCAACCACTACGGGCCGACGGAGTGCGCGGTGGTCGCCACCGAGGGCGAGGTCGCCCCGGAGGGCACCGGCGAGGGCCCGGCGGACATCGGCCGCCCGATCGACAACGTGGTGGTCCGGGTGCTGGCCGCAGACGGCAGGCCGGTGCCGCGCGGCGCCGTCGGTGAGCTGTACCTGGGCGGCGCGGGCCTCGCCCGCGGTTACCTGGGTGCCGAGGAACTCACCCGGCAGCGCTTCGTGCCCGACCCGCAGGGCCCGCCCGGCGCCCGGCTGTACCGCACCGGCGACCTGGTGCGCTGGCGCAACGACGGCCGCCTGGATTTCCTCGGCCGCGCCGACCGGCAGGTCAAGGTGCGCGGCCACCGGATCGAACCCGGCGAGATCGAGGCCCGTCTGGTCGAACACCCGGGCGTCGCCGAGGCCGTGGTCGTGCTGCACGCCCCGGCGAACGGCGATCCCGCGCTGGTCGCCTTCCTCACGGTGCCGGGCCGCGGCGCCGCCGCACCCGAGGGCCTGCGCGACTGGCTCGCCGAGCGGCTGCCCGAACCCATGCTGCCGGCCGGCTTCGTGGTCCTGGAGGCGCTGCCGCTCACCCCGGCGGGCAAGATCGACCGGGCGGCGCTGCCCGATCCGGGCGTGCTGCGGCCGCCGTTCCGGGCCCCGCAGCCCGGTACCGAGACCCGGCTCGCCGCGCTCTGGGCGGAGGTGTTCGCGCTGGCCGAGGTCGGCGCCGACGACGACTTCTTCGCCCTCGGCGGGCACTCGCTGCTGGCGACCCGGCTGCTCGGCCGGGTCCGCCGCGAGTTCGCCGTCGAGGTGCCGCTGCACGCGCTGTTCCGCTTCCCGACCGTCGCCCGGCTGGCCGCCGGCGCCGTCGACCCCGCACTGGCCGCCGCGCAGGAGGAGACCGACCGCCGCCTGCGGGACCGGATGGCCGCCCTGTCCGAGGAGCAGATCCGGGCGCTGATCGCCCGCGCCGCCGCGCCCACCGCCACCACCGCCACCACCGCCACCACCGAGGAGGTCCGATGA